The Acidaminococcus fermentans DSM 20731 sequence GTTCCAATGGTTCCATAAAGTATCACAACCTTTCTCATAGGGTTATTATAGGGGATAGAGGGGGAAAAGGAAAGGGGTGTGACAGGAAACCTGCCACACCCCAGCCACGGGCCGCGACCAAAGGGGACCGTTGCTCCTGCAACAGTCCCCTTTTTCTTAATTATTTATGTTCCCAGATATCCACGCGACGGTTGTCGGCTTTGCCGGCTTCGGTGGCGTTGGAGGATACAGGGTTGTTTTCACCCTTGTAGTTCAGCTGCATCCGGGAAGCAGCCACGCCGTTGTCGTTGGCGTATCTGGCCACGTTCAGTACACGGCGTTTGGACAGGTCTTCATTGTAGGCGTTGGAAGCATCGGAGTCGGTGTTCCCTACCAGTTTGAAGGTGGAATCCGGATGGGCCTTGGCCACAGCTACGAAGTTGGCCAGTTTGGCCGCTTCGGAAGCTTTCGGGGTATCCACATCGGAATCGAAGTGGATGCTGTCCAGATAGTAGTCATTGTACACATGAGCGGAAGCTGCCGGTTCAGCCACCGTCGGTGCCACCGGTTCTTCCACCACGGGGGCTGCCTTCTTGTGGCCTCCGAACCGGTAGGACAGGCCTACCAGGAAGCCACGGTATTTGATGTTGCTGTCATCGTTCAGCTTGGTATCCACATACCGGTAGCCGGCGTTCAAATCCCAGTTGTCCGCAATGGTGTAGGCCAGGCCCGCATCCCACTGGCTGGTCTTCTTGGTGCCCAGGGCGCCTTCTGCATAGAAGGCCAGGTTTTTGGCCAGGTCGTATTTGGTCCGTACCCCGAACTGGGCCACGTTGTTGATCACGCTGTCAGCGCTGCCGGTGTGGGGCCCATGGTAGCTGCCGTCGAAATCATTGTTGATCCGGTTCCAGCCGCCAAACAGAGCCCAGTTCTTGTTCAGGCTGTAAACCAGGTTCACTTCGTTCTGGTCCCCGTCGGTCTTGAAATCCCCGGCTTTGGTCTTCAGGCCCCGATAGTTGTATTCCAGAGCCCATTTGTCGGACAGTCCGTAGCCCACACCGCCGTCAAAGTTCCATTTGGTGCTGGATTCATTGCCGTCGAATTTGGCTTTGGGAGCCCAGGCTCCTGCGTTCAGCTGCCATTCCCCCTGTTCCCAGCTGGTCTGGGGAGCTGCAAAGCCCATGGAGGCCACGGATGCCAGCACAGCCAGCGTCACTGCAAACATTTTCTTCTGCATTGAAGATTCCTTCTTCCCGTTTCGATTTTTACCAAAAGAAAAGAGACCGGACTGGCCAGTCACTTCTTATGGTTTTATTGTACACCTTTTAAAATGAACGGTTCATGAAGGATTTGTGACGGAAATGTAAAAAAAAGGGGAGGGGGTGTGAAAAAATAACTTTCACACCCCCTGTCAATGGTCAGCTGTCAACTGTCAACCAAAATCCTACATATCCCTCTCCGGCTTCAAGCCGCTGCCGTCGTTGTTCTGGAGCAGGCTGAAGCTTTCCACGGACTGTTTGAAGGCTTTCAGTTTCAGGTCGTAGTTGATGGTGTCATCGGTCTGGTACCGGATCATGTACCCGTTGCCCCGGGCGTTCATCAGATAGGTGTTCACCACGAACACTTTCTTCAGGTCCCCGCTGTCGGTGCATTCGGACATGCTGCCGTTCAGGCTGCCCACGGAAATGGGCTGGTGCCGGAGCACGGTGATGTTGGGGGTGTACCGGGTCACTTTCTGGATGAAGGCGTCTTCCGCTTCCTTCAGCCCTTCCGGGGTGGAATTCCCCAGTTCCGCAAAGGTGTCATCGGAAAATTCCCGGATCAGCAGCCCGTCGGTATGGACGCTGCTGAGAGACCGGCCCAGGAGCACATTGTCCGCCCGGAGGGTGTACATCCGCCAGCCACTGGGGATCTCCATTTCATAGCCCATCCCCGGCACCGTCAGAAGGTTCACTTCGGTGTACTTCACCCGGGAAAGGGTCAGATCGGCGCACAGGGACTGGAGGGCAGCCCGGGCCGCGGCTTCCAGGTTTTCCGGAGCGCTCACGTTCACCACCAGCAGCACGTTCTTTTCCGGCTGGTAGGCCCGGCCGATCAGGAAGGGCCGGTGGGTCCGCAGCTTGTCCTGGGGTACCGCCACATAGGTGTAGCTGTCCTGTTCCTTTTTGTCCTTCTTTCTGGGTTCCTGTTCCCCGGAGGTGGCCCGGTATTTCCGGAGCTTTTCCCCCAGGATCCCGTCCAGGGCGGGCTGGCTGCCGAAATTCCGGGAGCTGCCCTCATCCTGGATGGTGTCGTTTTCCTGGTCCTGGATCTTCCCCAGGAACTTCTTGAAATCTTTCTTCTGCTCCGAGGAATACTGCTTCATGGGGACGGATACGAAACTGGGCAGGGTGTACAGATCCGCACTGACCAGAAAATCCTTCCCCACGGTGAACCGGATCCCTGTGGAGGTATGGTAAATCTCCCGGCTGCCGGGGGGTACCGTCAGGGTATAGCCCCCGCTGGCCGGTTTATAGGTGTTTTTGGGCGCTGCCGCTCCGGCAGTCCCGGCCTGGATCAGTCCCAGGCACAGGACGGCCGCCGCCAGCCCCCATCGTTTCAGTTTGTTCATTCCTTCTGTTACTTCCCTAATTTTTCTTTCAGATAGGCGTCGATTTCCCGGGCAGCCTTCTTGCCGGCCCCCATGGCGGAAATCACCGTCGCAGCCCCGGTGACGATATCGCCCCCGGCAAAGACCCCCGGAATGAAGGTTTCTTCTTTTTCGTCCACGGTAATGAGCCCTTTCCGGTTGGTCACCAGGTCCGGGGTGGTGTGCTTCAGCAGGGGGTTGGGCCCCTGGCCGATGGCCATCACCACCATGTCCACGTCAAACACATGGTTGGAGCCGGGGATTTCCACCGGGCTCCGGCGGCCGGAGGCATCCGGTTCGCCCAGTTCCGTCCGGACACATTCGATGCCGGTGACCCAGCCCTCTTCGTTGCCCAGGATCTTCACCGGGTTGTTCAGCATGTGGAGTTCGATGCCTTCCGCCTTGGCGTGGGCGATTTCTTCCTTCCGGGCGGGCATTTCCGCTTCGCTCCGGCGGTACACCACATAGACGTTTTCCGCCCCCAGCCGCTTGGCGGTCCGGGCGGCATCCATGGCCACGTTGCCGGCCCCCACTACGGCCACGTTCTTCCCCACATACACGGGGGTGGCCATTTTCGGGAACTTCCAGGCTCCCATCAGGTTCACCCGGGTGAGGAATTCGTTGGCGGCATACACCCCGTTCAGGGCTTCTCCGGGGATCCGCATGAAATGGGGCAGCCCGGCGCCGGTGCCCACGTACACGGCCTGGAATCCTTCTTCGCCCAGAAGTTCGTGGAGGGTGAAGGTGCGGCCGATCACCACATCGGTCATGATCTTCACGCCCAGTTCCTTCAGCTGCTGGATTTCGTGCTGGACGATGGCCTTGGGCAGACGGAATTCGGGAATGCCGTACATGAGCACCCCGCCCACCTTGTGGAGGGCTTCGAACAGCGTCACGTCATAGCCCAGTTTGGCCAGGTCCCCGGCGGCGGTGAGGCAGGAAGGTCCGCCCCCCACCACGGCCACTTTGATGCCGTTCTTGGGTGCCAGGCCTTCTTTCACGATATCCGTGCCCGCTTCCCGGGCCCGGTCCGCCACGAACCGTTCCAGACGGCCGATGGCCACCGGTTCTCCCTTGATGCCCAGGATGCAGTGTTTTTCGCACTGGTTTTCCTGGGGGCACACCCGGCCGCACACAGCGGGCAGGGAGTTCTTGTTCTTCAGGATGTGGATGGCTCCGTCAAAATCCCGTTCCGTCACCGCATGGATGAACTGGGGGATATCCACGTTCACCGGGCAGCCCTTGACGCACTGGGGATTCTTGCAGTTGAGGCAGCGCTGGGCTTCGTCCACCGCCACGTCTTCCGGGTAGCCCAGGGCCACTTCTTCAAAGTTATGGTTCCGTACATCCGCCGGCTGTTCCGGCATGGGATTTCTCATTCCTCCACGCATCTGCAATGCCCCCCGCAACTGTATTCTACTGCTTCCTGGTCCTTGTACATCTTGGAACGCTGCATCAGATTTTTGAAATCCACCTGATGGGCATCGAATTCCGGCCCGTCACAGCAGGTGAATTTGCTTTCGCCCCCCACCTGCACCCGGCAGCCGCCGCACATGCCGGTGCCGTCCACCATGAGGCAGCTGAGGCTGGCGGTGGTCTTCACGTTGTAAGGCTGGGTGACCTTGGCCACGTTCATCATCATGATGATGGGGCCGATGGCCACCACCAGGTCCGGATGGTTCCCTTCTTCCAGCATTTTCCGGAGAGGATCGGTGACAAAGCCCCTGATGCCTTCGGACCCGTCATCGGTGGTGATGATCACTTCATCGCTGATCTTTTCCATCCGGTCCCGCCACAGGATCAGATCCTTGTGCCGGCCCCCGATGATGGTGATCACCTTGTTGCCCAGTTCGTGGTAGGCCCGGGCAATGGGATGGACCGGCGCCACGCCGATGCCCCCGCAGACCATGACCACAGTGCCGAATCTGCCCATTTCAGAAGGCTGGCCCAGAGGCCCCAGGATGTGCTGGATCTCGTCTCCCTGGGCGAAATCCTCGCACAGATGCCGGGTGGTGTTCCCCACCGCCTGGACCATCAGGGTGATGGTGCCTTTTTCCCGGTCGAAATCACCAATGGTCAGAGGGATCCGTTCGCTGGTTTCGTCCACCAGTACCATGACGAACTGTCCCGGTTTGCATTTGTGCGCAATCAGAGGCGCATCCACTTCAAATTCCCAGACTGCAGGTGCCAGCTGCAGTTTTTTCAAGATCTTTGCCACACCAAACACTCCTTTATTGTCGTTCATCGTGAATCGTTCATCGTGAGTCGTTCATCGTGAGTCGTTCATCGAGGGGGGCCGCCCGGCGTGCGGCCCCTACGGTCCCGATGATCCATCGTCAATGCCGCAGGGGCTCCACAGCCGGGAGCCCGTCCTGGTTATTTCGCCCGAAGGGCTGTCCGTCCCCTGCAAGGGGCGGGGGACCGTCCGTCAGGACGGTGGTGGGGTTCGGCCAACGGCCCCCCCACTCTTCACTCTGCACTGGCTGTCATTTCCTTCAAGCACTGTCCCACTTCCGCAGTGACTTTTTCCAGGTCGATGGTGGTCAGTTCTCCTTTGCGCAGCAGGATGTTGCCGTCCACCAGCACCGTGTCCACATCCGCGGAGGATGCGGCGTACACCAGGAGGGACGTCCGGTCGTGCCGGGGGTACCAGGCGGGCGAATCCATATTGTACAATACGATGTCCGCCTTCTGTCCCACTTCCAGCTTCCCGGTGTCCTTCAGCCCCACGGCTTTGGCGCCCATCCAGGTGCCCATGGCCAGGGCCTGGGAGGCCGGTACCGCCTTGGGATCCCCGGACTGGGTCTTGGCCAGCATGGCCGCCAGCCGCACTTCCTCCAGCATGTCCAGGTTGTTGTTGCTGCTGGCCCCGTCGGTGCCCAGGCCCACGGTGATGCCTTTTTTCAGCATGCTGGCCACCGGAGCGATGCCGCTGGCCAGTTTCAGGTTGCTCTGGGGGTTGTGGGCCACCCGGACCCCGTGCCGGGCCAGGATGTCCTGGTCCGCCTCATCCACATGGACGCAGTGGGCCGCCAGGGTTCCCCCTTCGAACATCCCCAGTTCCTCCATCAGGGCGATGGGGCTCTTGCCGTACTGTTTCAGGCAGTCCGCCACTTCCCCGGCGGTCTCCGCCAGATGCATGTGGATCTCCGCACCCAGTTCCCGGGCCCGGGCAATGACGGTCTTCAGGTAGTCCGGGCTGCAGGTGTAGGGAGCGTGGGGCCCGAACATCACGGTGATCCGGCCGTTCTGGGCTCCGTTCCAGGTTTTGTACAGCTGGGTGTTCTCTTCCAGCCGGGCGGCTCCGTCTTCCGGGCTGCTGCCGGTGAGCCCCCGGGACAATACGGCCCGGATGCCGCTGTCCGCCGCCGCCTTGGCGGTCTCTTCCATAAAGAAATACATGTCGGCGAAACAGGTGGTGCCGGTGCGGATCATCTCTCCGATGCCCAGCAGGCTCCCCCAGTACACCGCCCGGCCGTCCAGTCTGGCTTCCAGGGGCCAGATACGGTTCTGGAGCCAGTCCATCAGGGCCATGTCGTCGGCATAGCTGCGGAACAGGGTCATGGCCACATGGGTATGGGCGTTCACCCACCCGGGCACCGCCAGGTGATCCCGGCCGTCCAGCACGGTTTTTCCTTCCACCGGGTCCGTGCCCACATACCCGATGGTGCTGCCGTTGATCCCGATGTTGAACAGGGTCCCGTCCCCGGGTTCCGTCAGTTCCACATCCTTGATTGCAATATCATAGACCATAATGCCCCGTCATTCCTCCTTTGCATCCCCGCCGAAGGCTTCCAGCCGGAATCCCCCGTATTCCTTCAGGGCTTCCCGGCACTGGCAGCTGTGGGTCAGGGGACCGTCATCGTTCACATAGGCTTCGATCACCGCCAGGATCTGCTTTTCCAGCCGTTCCATGGCTTCCGTCACTTCTTCGTGGGACAGGGACCGGACCGCCAGCCCCGACCCCATGTTGGTGACCACGGAGCAGTTGGCATAGCAGATTTCCGCTTCCCGGGCCAGCACCGCTTCCGGCATGTTGGTCATGCCGGCCACATCGCCTCCCATGGCGGCATACATCCGCACTTCCGCCGCAGTTTCGTACCGGGGCCCTTCGGTGACCACGTAGGTCCCCTGTTTGCTGTGCCGGAGCCCCAGTTTCACCAGGCAGCGGTTCAGCCGTTCCCGGAGAGCCGGGCAGTAGGGCTGGGCGAAATCCACATGGGCCACCTGGCCGTTTTCCCCGTTGAAGAAGGTGTTCACCCGGCTTTTGGTAAAGTCCAGCAGCTGGCTGGTCACCACAAAGGTGCCGGGAGGCAGTCCCCGGTTCAGGGATCCCACTGCCGTAAAGGACAGGATCTCCGTGACCCCCAGTTTTTTCAGGGCAAAGATGTTGGCCCGGTAATTGATCTTGTGGGGCGGGACGCTGTGGTCCAGGCCGTGCCGGGCCAGGAAATAGATCTCATGGCCGGCGGCGGTCCCCTTCAGGCAGCGGGCCTGGCCGAAGGGCGTTTCCACCGTAAGAGGAGCCAGCTTCCCGAAGGCGGAGGCGTCCTCCACCCCGGTGCCGCCGATGATCCCGATTTTGCGCAATGCAATCACCTCTCTGGTTTTGATGGTTCCACGAAGGAAAGCAGGTCTTTCAGGGTGCCGATGGTATGGTCGGGCCGGATGAACCGGTCGAAGAAATCCTGGGAGAAGGAGGTCCAGCCCACTTTCACCGTCCGGCAGCCGGCTTTTTTGCCGCTGACCAGGTCATAGGGGCTGTCTCCCACACAGAGGCATTCCTCCCCCCGGAGCCCCAGCAGCTCCAGGCCCTTTTCCATGGGTTCCGGATCCGGTTTGTGGGCGGTGCACTCCTGGCATCCGATGATGCCGTCGATGCAGTCCTCCAGCCCCAGGCACCGGAGTCCCCGCTGGCAGCTGGCCTTGAACTTGCTGGTGACGATGGCCATGGGAACCCCGGCCCGGCGCAGGGCGGTGAGCCCTTCCTTCACCCCGGGAAAGGGGCGGATCATTTCATCATGCCAGGCGGTGTTGTACTGGCGGTAATAGGCCGTCATCCGGTCCAGTTCCGCCGGGTCGGTGCAGCCGGCCAGCCCTGCCAGGCCCTCCCGCAGGGGAAGGCCGAAGGTGTTGATGATGGCCTGGTCCTCCACCTTCCGTTCCGGGACGAAATGGTCCAGGGTCTGATGGAAAGTGGCCAGGATCAGGGGCGTGGTGTTGGCCAGCGTCCCGTCAAAGTCAAATAAAATTCCCCGTACAGCCACAGAAAGCCTCCTTCGAACATACTACAACGGTCATTTTACCATGAATCGACAGAAAATTAAAGGATTTTAAAAGAGGGGTGTTGCATGGGCAACACCCCTGTCAACGGTCAGCGGTCAACTGCCGGCTGCTCTCCTGTCCCCTCCGGACAGAAATACCGGTACGGACACCACTGGCATCCTTCCTTCCTGGCGGGGAACTGTTCTTCTTTGTCCCAGATGAGGAGGTTTTCCACCAGGGCCTTCAGCTTTTCCTCTTCCTGCTCCCGGTCCTTCAGTTCCCAGGAGGAGCAGTCCTGGAGGAAATGGAGCCGGGCCCAGGCCACTTTCTGCCCCGGATACAGGATTTCCGCCGCCAGGGCATAGATGGTCAGCTGCCGGGTATATCCCTGCTTTTCCTCCCCATCCGTCGGCGGATGGCCGGTTTTGTAATCCACGATCCCCAGCCGGCCGTCCGGCAGGGTCACCAGTCTGTCCACACTTCCCTGGAACACCGCCCGTCCCTGCTCCAGTTGGAACAGGGGCAGGGCGAAATCCCGTTCCGCCTGGGCGGGCAGGTCCTTCAGTTCCTGGTACAGGGGGCTGGCACAGTACTGTTCCACCAGTTTCCGTCCTTCCCGGGCGAATACCTTCTTCTCCGCCCCGGTCCGGTCCAGCACTTCCAGGGCTTCGGCCAGGGCCTCTTCTTCCGGCTCTTCCTGGAGCAGTTCCAGCACCCGGTGCACATAGGTCCCCAGATCGATGGCAGAGATCCGGTGGGACCCTTCTCCCACCGTTTCCGGATCGATTCCGGGCATGTGGCGGAAATAATGGTAGTAGAAGCTCCGGGGACAGGTATCGTATTCCAGCAGGGCGCTGGCAGACAGTTCCAGGTCCCGGGGCACGGTCACCGGCCGGCCCCGGTCATACACCGCAGGATCCAGCACAAAAGCCTCCCCGGCTCCCGGCTGTCCGGTCTCCTGGTTCTCCAAGATCTCCGCCACATCCAGTTTTTCCCAGTCCATCTGGTCCCCGTGGGGCCCTTCCGGCGCAAAGACCCGCTGGAGGGACTGGCCCCATTTTTCCTTGTCCGGATCCGGGGGCCTGCTTCCTTCTTTGCTTTCATCCACATTGATCAGGTACAGGTATTTTTCCGCCCGGGTCATGGCCACATACAGCTGCCGCTGTTTCTCCGCCCGTTCCAGCCGTGCTTTTTCCCCTTTCAGCCGGGTGTACACGGAGGTTTCCAGCAGATTCCCCTGGGCATCGGGCACCCTGACCCCGAATCCCTGGCCGGGCAGGAACTGGATTCCCAGGGTATCGTTGTGATTCTTTTTGGACAGATCCGGCAGGAAAACCGCCGGAAATTCCAGCCCCTTGGATTTGTGGATGGTCATGATTTGCACCGCTTCCGGATCCGCTTCCTGGTTGGCGGCGCTTTCCCGGGCGGAGAGCCGGCGCATCAGGTTCAGCCGGTCCAGGAAATCCCGGGCCGTATCCCCGTCTTCCATGGCTCCCTTCACCCCCAGGGCCCGGAGCTTCCGGAAGTTGGCCAGTTTTTCCCGTCCTCCCCGCTGGGCCAGCAGGGTGGGTTCCACCGCAAAGGCTTCCTGGAAGGCATCCATCAGTTCCGGCAGGGACTGGAACAGGGCCGTCCGGTGCAGGGCTTCCAGCTTCCGGGAGAGGGTCACGAAGGGTTCTTCCAGGCTCTGCCGGAGGCTTTCCCACAGGCTCAGTTCCGGCCAGGGCTTCAGCAGGTCCGTCAGCTGCCGGTCGCTGATCCCGGCGTAGGGGGACCGGAGGAACCCGGCCAGGGCCCAGTCCTTCCGGGGGTTCAGCAGGAAGGTCAGCAGGCTGATCCAGTCCACCACCTCCTGCCGTTCGTAGAATCCCTTGCCGTCGCTGACCTGGCTTTTGATGCCCAGGGCGGTCAGGGCTTCCTCATACTGCCGGGACAGATGGATAGCCGGCAGCAGGATGGCCATCTGGCCGTAGGGGAGCCCGGTGTCTTCCCGGAGCTGCCGGATGGCCTGGGCCACGTACCGTCCTTCCGCCTGCTGGCATTCCTCCAGGGTGCACTCTCCCTTCTTCAGCACCGCGAACACAGGCTTCCGGGAAGAGGGCTGGTGGGGATGGAGGGGCTGGGCGGTCACGTCGGACCGGCTGTCGGTGCCCAGCAGATCGTCGAACAGGGTGTTGCAGGCTTCGATGATTTCCGGAGCGGACCGGAAGTTGTCGTCCATGACGATGTTGTCCCCGCCGGTCTCACCGATGGCGTCCCGTACCTGCCGGAACACGCTGACATCCGCTCCCCGGAACCGGTAGATGGACTGCTTGGCATCCCCCACCACGAACAGGTTCCGTCCCTGGAGGCTCCGGCTGCTGCCCCCGCTGAGCAGGTACACCAGTCTTTTCTGTTCTTCGTTGGTGTCCTGGAATTCGTCCACCATCAGGTACCGGAACCGGCTTTTGTACCGGAAGAGCACATTGGGCCGCTTTTCCAGCAGCTCCACCGCCCGTCCGGAGAGATAGCCGAAGCTGTAGATTTCCCGGCTTTCGGCGGCATCCAGCAGGGCCTGGCGGAACCGGCCCAGCAGATTCTCCCAGTGCCGGGCCTGCTCCGCCCCCGCCCCGTCCAAAGAGAGGGTTTCCAGCCGGGCCAGGGCCTCTTTGGCTTCCTTCACCAGGTCTTTGATCTTCCCGGTGGCGGAAACAGGCTTCAGGGCAGCGGAGGCCTTACTATACTCCCCGGCGGCGATCCACTGGTGGATGGCTTCCCGCTGGTCTGCCAGGGCATCCAGTTTCGCCCGGCTTTTGGGGCCTGCCAGGTCCCGGCTCTCCAGCAGGGCATCCAGGGCCCCTTCTGCTTCGATTTTCCCCGCTTCTTCTCCTCCCAGGCTGACTTCATAGGGGGCGGCCAGGCCTCCGGGCAGGGCCAGGATCTCCGGCAAGTCATCGATGAGGGCCACCAGGATCCTGGCCAGCCGGTCCGCCGGATATAGGTCCAGCAAGGCGGCCAGGTCCCCGTCCT is a genomic window containing:
- a CDS encoding OmpA family protein; the encoded protein is MQKKMFAVTLAVLASVASMGFAAPQTSWEQGEWQLNAGAWAPKAKFDGNESSTKWNFDGGVGYGLSDKWALEYNYRGLKTKAGDFKTDGDQNEVNLVYSLNKNWALFGGWNRINNDFDGSYHGPHTGSADSVINNVAQFGVRTKYDLAKNLAFYAEGALGTKKTSQWDAGLAYTIADNWDLNAGYRYVDTKLNDDSNIKYRGFLVGLSYRFGGHKKAAPVVEEPVAPTVAEPAASAHVYNDYYLDSIHFDSDVDTPKASEAAKLANFVAVAKAHPDSTFKLVGNTDSDASNAYNEDLSKRRVLNVARYANDNGVAASRMQLNYKGENNPVSSNATEAGKADNRRVDIWEHK
- the gltA gene encoding NADPH-dependent glutamate synthase, whose amino-acid sequence is MRGGMRNPMPEQPADVRNHNFEEVALGYPEDVAVDEAQRCLNCKNPQCVKGCPVNVDIPQFIHAVTERDFDGAIHILKNKNSLPAVCGRVCPQENQCEKHCILGIKGEPVAIGRLERFVADRAREAGTDIVKEGLAPKNGIKVAVVGGGPSCLTAAGDLAKLGYDVTLFEALHKVGGVLMYGIPEFRLPKAIVQHEIQQLKELGVKIMTDVVIGRTFTLHELLGEEGFQAVYVGTGAGLPHFMRIPGEALNGVYAANEFLTRVNLMGAWKFPKMATPVYVGKNVAVVGAGNVAMDAARTAKRLGAENVYVVYRRSEAEMPARKEEIAHAKAEGIELHMLNNPVKILGNEEGWVTGIECVRTELGEPDASGRRSPVEIPGSNHVFDVDMVVMAIGQGPNPLLKHTTPDLVTNRKGLITVDEKEETFIPGVFAGGDIVTGAATVISAMGAGKKAAREIDAYLKEKLGK
- a CDS encoding sulfide/dihydroorotate dehydrogenase-like FAD/NAD-binding protein, which translates into the protein MAKILKKLQLAPAVWEFEVDAPLIAHKCKPGQFVMVLVDETSERIPLTIGDFDREKGTITLMVQAVGNTTRHLCEDFAQGDEIQHILGPLGQPSEMGRFGTVVMVCGGIGVAPVHPIARAYHELGNKVITIIGGRHKDLILWRDRMEKISDEVIITTDDGSEGIRGFVTDPLRKMLEEGNHPDLVVAIGPIIMMMNVAKVTQPYNVKTTASLSCLMVDGTGMCGGCRVQVGGESKFTCCDGPEFDAHQVDFKNLMQRSKMYKDQEAVEYSCGGHCRCVEE
- a CDS encoding amidohydrolase; translated protein: MVYDIAIKDVELTEPGDGTLFNIGINGSTIGYVGTDPVEGKTVLDGRDHLAVPGWVNAHTHVAMTLFRSYADDMALMDWLQNRIWPLEARLDGRAVYWGSLLGIGEMIRTGTTCFADMYFFMEETAKAAADSGIRAVLSRGLTGSSPEDGAARLEENTQLYKTWNGAQNGRITVMFGPHAPYTCSPDYLKTVIARARELGAEIHMHLAETAGEVADCLKQYGKSPIALMEELGMFEGGTLAAHCVHVDEADQDILARHGVRVAHNPQSNLKLASGIAPVASMLKKGITVGLGTDGASSNNNLDMLEEVRLAAMLAKTQSGDPKAVPASQALAMGTWMGAKAVGLKDTGKLEVGQKADIVLYNMDSPAWYPRHDRTSLLVYAASSADVDTVLVDGNILLRKGELTTIDLEKVTAEVGQCLKEMTASAE
- the mtnP gene encoding S-methyl-5'-thioadenosine phosphorylase; protein product: MRKIGIIGGTGVEDASAFGKLAPLTVETPFGQARCLKGTAAGHEIYFLARHGLDHSVPPHKINYRANIFALKKLGVTEILSFTAVGSLNRGLPPGTFVVTSQLLDFTKSRVNTFFNGENGQVAHVDFAQPYCPALRERLNRCLVKLGLRHSKQGTYVVTEGPRYETAAEVRMYAAMGGDVAGMTNMPEAVLAREAEICYANCSVVTNMGSGLAVRSLSHEEVTEAMERLEKQILAVIEAYVNDDGPLTHSCQCREALKEYGGFRLEAFGGDAKEE
- a CDS encoding HAD-IA family hydrolase — encoded protein: MAVRGILFDFDGTLANTTPLILATFHQTLDHFVPERKVEDQAIINTFGLPLREGLAGLAGCTDPAELDRMTAYYRQYNTAWHDEMIRPFPGVKEGLTALRRAGVPMAIVTSKFKASCQRGLRCLGLEDCIDGIIGCQECTAHKPDPEPMEKGLELLGLRGEECLCVGDSPYDLVSGKKAGCRTVKVGWTSFSQDFFDRFIRPDHTIGTLKDLLSFVEPSKPER
- a CDS encoding UvrD-helicase domain-containing protein → MASFTPQQQEAISTLDRNVSVSAGAGSGKTRVLVERFLKILQERKATAQEILAITFTRKAAREMRERVQKGILDRLGAAAEPEEKAYWQEQLQLADRAPITTIDSFCSQVLRENPVEAGLDPNFAVKEEYQIRAFREETAQAFVQKEIQQQDGDLAALLDLYPADRLARILVALIDDLPEILALPGGLAAPYEVSLGGEEAGKIEAEGALDALLESRDLAGPKSRAKLDALADQREAIHQWIAAGEYSKASAALKPVSATGKIKDLVKEAKEALARLETLSLDGAGAEQARHWENLLGRFRQALLDAAESREIYSFGYLSGRAVELLEKRPNVLFRYKSRFRYLMVDEFQDTNEEQKRLVYLLSGGSSRSLQGRNLFVVGDAKQSIYRFRGADVSVFRQVRDAIGETGGDNIVMDDNFRSAPEIIEACNTLFDDLLGTDSRSDVTAQPLHPHQPSSRKPVFAVLKKGECTLEECQQAEGRYVAQAIRQLREDTGLPYGQMAILLPAIHLSRQYEEALTALGIKSQVSDGKGFYERQEVVDWISLLTFLLNPRKDWALAGFLRSPYAGISDRQLTDLLKPWPELSLWESLRQSLEEPFVTLSRKLEALHRTALFQSLPELMDAFQEAFAVEPTLLAQRGGREKLANFRKLRALGVKGAMEDGDTARDFLDRLNLMRRLSARESAANQEADPEAVQIMTIHKSKGLEFPAVFLPDLSKKNHNDTLGIQFLPGQGFGVRVPDAQGNLLETSVYTRLKGEKARLERAEKQRQLYVAMTRAEKYLYLINVDESKEGSRPPDPDKEKWGQSLQRVFAPEGPHGDQMDWEKLDVAEILENQETGQPGAGEAFVLDPAVYDRGRPVTVPRDLELSASALLEYDTCPRSFYYHYFRHMPGIDPETVGEGSHRISAIDLGTYVHRVLELLQEEPEEEALAEALEVLDRTGAEKKVFAREGRKLVEQYCASPLYQELKDLPAQAERDFALPLFQLEQGRAVFQGSVDRLVTLPDGRLGIVDYKTGHPPTDGEEKQGYTRQLTIYALAAEILYPGQKVAWARLHFLQDCSSWELKDREQEEEKLKALVENLLIWDKEEQFPARKEGCQWCPYRYFCPEGTGEQPAVDR